In the genome of Juglans microcarpa x Juglans regia isolate MS1-56 chromosome 6S, Jm3101_v1.0, whole genome shotgun sequence, the window GAGAAATCATTTCTTCAGTATAACATCGGCCAGCATGGTATGGAAAGacaaagaaggaagaaatgTCCCATATTAATCATGTAGATCCCACAAGATTCCTCACTGGTCAGGAAGCACTATCAAGACCTGTAACGTCCCGTAAATGTAATTTCCAGGTAACCATGGGAATCTCAAATCAAACAGAAAGCACAAGTAATGACAAGAAAACCAAGAGCTAGGCTTTGCAATAAGCACAGTAAATTATATCTTCCATGTCGAATATGGGACGTGTTTATGTAAGTACGGTTTCCATAACATACTTCTGCCAGTGGCTAGGACCCAAGGATCAGACGTTCATGTGAATTGCAGCACATCACTGTACAAAAGGATCCACTCGTCTCTAGAACAGAGCATCTAGAGCAGTTCACAAGAAACTGCCCAATTACATTTTGAAGTtcataaacaaataattttacacGTCAGAGCAGTTAACGATGGTAGCAGTATTCTAACTTAGAACGGCCTAAAAGCCATGTCGTGCATGTATTCTGAACCTGGAAGGCTCTATGGTCAACTGGGAAGTTTAAGGTTCACGTGCATGCAACTGCAGTAAAACTCCAACAAAAAACTCACTCTATGCGGCGGCGCTTCTATGCAAGATTCTCAAACACCTGGTGGACATCAGCAGCtgtgattgattttgatgagtCAAATGACTCctgaaaaggaaagagaaggaaaagataaataaaaatgcagATCATGTGAGCGCAgtaccttaaaaaaataaaacagccAGAAGGCCAACTTCCATGCCTTCCCTTTCCCCAGTCTGCTTTATAAAACAGTACATAGGCCATTAAGAAGTCACAATCAAGAGCATACCAGGAAACCACGAATCTCATCCTTCATATCAGCTATGCCACTTAGAATCTCCATTTTCTGTATATGACCAAGTTTATCAAATAAACTTAGCTCCGCGCCCTCCTGTTGCAGCAACTTCTCTTTCCTCTTCTGTGTTGCCATTTTCTCGTACTCTACAATTGAGTCCTCCTTGTCCAGCAGAAAAGCAATACACTTCTGTTTGTAAACAACCAGGCACTTTTCACATCTGCAAAGGACATCACGCCagttttttgaaagaaaaagtggTCTACCGTCTAAATCAGGAGAAGCAGCCTCCAGGTTAACTCCAAGAACACAAGCGGGATGTGTACTGGCATCTTTTACACATTGATTTGAAACCACCTTCTTCTGAGAATCTTCTCCAAGAGACAAACCGTTCACATTAGATGCAGACTCAGAATTAGCGTTAGAATGATCTATTTTAGGATTATTATGAGCATCAACATCATTCCCTACTTTTCCAGATCCACAAGCTGCAGATGTATCTTCTATTACATTCTTATGCTTATCGGCATCAAGGGTAACATCACACTGTCTCCCTGCTGCCCATATGGACTGAGGATATAGTCCCAGAAACAAAAAACTGGTTGAGCAGGTCCTACATATAAAATCCTCATACAGAGGTTCACTTTCCTCATCTCCTGGAACCTGTAGTATGGCAGAAAGATAGGTGAAGAACCAAGCAATTgcgattagatgaaaattacttttgagggatatttttttgttttttgggtgtAACAGATGTTTGGATGGAGCTCAGAATTTATTTCACCAAAAAAggtgagaagttttgaaaaatttacgGTTGCCAATAAAGGCCAAGGCCTtgtattatactattattataGCAATGTATAGTATCCTCACCATGCAAACATGGCGTGATGCATTAAACATaataagaacaaagaaaaagggGGGAAACTTGAGAGCCATTGTGAAGGTACCGCTAACGACCTCATTAGAAGTCTCAAGACCAAAATGCTCCTCACGAAACCAGTCCTCACAAAAGCAGCACTGTATCATCTCTACTGGCTCTTCAACATCAGGATCAGGCCTACCACAAGTGCAATATGAGCCTCTGAAGTTATGATTATACATATTCTCAGCATTCTCTATATCCTTATTTGGAAAAAGCTTGCAGAAGAAATCCCCAAATTTTGAATTTCCACCTAAAGTTTCTCTTGGTCCACAGCTCCACAGTCTGGTTCAAGTAGAAAAATCAGTCATACTCAgttaacattaatattaaaaattcagACAATAAGCATGATGGAGACATGAGTTCCTAGCACGACAGATATAATTTCCATGAACCATCTGACAACCTGATAGAATGCTGAATTTGGAATCCACCATAGCAACCATTCCAAACTAAGAACAACCATAGTTtcgattaaagttaaaaaatgacCCCTTTTAATACAAAATCCCATGTatgcaaaaaaaagaaatgggggtTCGAACATATGTCGGAAAACCACCATGCTTCTTAAAAAACAAGAAAGCAGTTACATTAGATCCCCTAAAGGACTGTGTAAGACTCTAGTTCGAATGAAATGCAAACTACAGCTCACATCATGGAGATAGAAACATCTACACTTTTAGAAAgaatagaaaagtaaaaagaattGATCCCTCTACACACATGcattaaatctatcattttGCTTGGCTATTAAATCATTATACTCCCATTCACAATAAAAATTGTTCACACAACTcagttcattaaaaaaaaaaaaaaaaaagttcatgtAAGTAAGCAATCAGTACCAACTAGTTAGGAGTTTATCATTTACTCAAAAGTTAAGTCCTCCACGCTGAAAAGATTGTAGTCGGAATACCTCGTGACAATCATGGCAAGACAAGGAGCAAGCTGTGCAAACTCCGGCATTTCCCTCTGGGGTACAAGTCAGACATGAAAACACTGCCTGTCTCTTTATATAACCATTGGTATAAGTACATTCATTGCCTTCATCAGCCCCAAAACCAGGTCTGCTTCCTATGTGTCACAAATTAGAGACATACAAATAACCCATTAGCTTAAGCACAAAAAAATGTACAAGTACAAAACATTAATAATGTCAATAAAACGCCAacaatattttagaatataaggGGAGGGTGACTGGAACAGAAGATGGACAATGGAAAAATAATTGCAACTTACAACAGAACTGAGACCCAGTGTGATTTAGTTATAGATTTATACATATTGAGCTAAAATGAGATAAACATATTAAGGAAAACAAACTGAAACTACTTCACATGGccaaagtgtgtgtgtgtgtgtgtgtgtgtgtgtgtgtctatatatatatatatgtttcaaacATTGTCTCTTATAATGCCAAGGCATCAATGCAATCTACATTTGAAACAAACAAGAAGATGAACCTGAAAAGGGTAGGAACGCTGACATCCCCATGAGGCATGGTCGGAAATTATAGATTCTACCCTATTGGTTTAAAAGGCCCTAGTGTAATGAATTTTGTCAACCTTCGATATTTGCgtgaatacaaaaaaaaaaaattaaggttcTTATAGAAGATCTCAACCAATGCACAACAACTTGAATGGTATGTTTTCTTAGGTGAAATTGACCATCACAAACTTGATGCAAacctaaaacaaaacaaaatatatgcaATTCAGAATCCTAAATTAATATCTTTTTGTCAGTTCTATAGCAACCAAACGAGTATATCAATACACTGGGTAAAAAAAAAAcgccaaattatatataagaaagaagCAGACCAGCTCTTGTTCCTCCACTCCTTTAAGGTAATCTCGGATCGAAACAGTTTGCTCGGGTTCATCTTCAAACGCATCCGCCATTTTCCCACCAAACTATATAACCTTAGGCAGAATCCGCTACCCGTTGGTGAACAATTATTACGCTCCGTACCTGAGATTCACTGAGAACAAAAAGAACCAATACTGATGAAAGAAATTGTCGACAATGGGAAGTTTTGGGTGCTCTAGAAAAGGAAACCCTAGATTGGacgaaaaggaaagagaaatttCGAAGAAACGAACCTGACGCTGCGGCTAAGATATTTCTAGGGCAATCACAGGTGGATGGGATTGAAGAAGGGGAAAGCGTTTCAGGCAGAGAAAGAGGGGGGTCAAAGAAGCGTTAAGGTTTAATTGTGACAGGGACTCTTCACTATAGGGACATTTTCCCGCCATATCGAGACCCCTGCAGTTCTGGCCTGGGAGCTTGCCGATTCTAATGAGTTGCTGCGATTCACAAAATCGAATGCGTATAATCCGTTCCCTCCAAATGCGAacggttttttctttttgaaaaaatagaatagatatgaaaattatatgaaaaaaatttaattttttaataatatatctcttttttttttaagtgattgtACGACACTTACTTACgttacaactatatataatattactctttttaaatatgctgaaattatcaaataaattttcaattttcataattattgaCTTGATTTAGCATGTTCCTACTCGAAATTATGCGCATGATTGAGCTCACTAAGGCTTCGTTGGGAAACAtaattaatctcaactcatttcaactcatcattacaatttttttaaatttcagcacaaaatataataaacaattcaactttttcaaatctcaaaacaataataataataaataatattctaataatattttattaactcaactcacttcaatattcaaacgcaccctaagtttttttttttttttttgggggcaGCTCACATGTTGTTTATGTGAGAAATgcaattctttatttttaattatgttatttttaatcatattgttttggacgtgtttcacaTGCGCAGCTGGATCTCCTCGAACAATCAAGGGTTAGCTTCATTTCTGCACAAGTTCAATTTAGAGATGGCTCAGGAGTGGTCTGGAGACccttcgatgcctaagtcagttttTTCTAAGGAGTTTTTACCTTAGTATGTACCTGGCAGTCCGCTTTTATACAAGGTATAGGGAAGCAACTTGCACGCATCATCAAGGGCAATCCCATCACCTTCATACTCCAACCATCGAAAGCATTTAATGTGACGTAGCGTACcagaaaaaagtaattaatgcGGCATTTACAGATACGTCGATGACCTTTCGGCCCGTGTCGGCGGCACCTGCATTTTCCCTTCTCAGGACATGGGTGATGGTTGCTTCTCCCACACGTCCTCCAATAACCGTAACTCTTGAGTGCCTAGGGCGTGCTTGGAGCATTTAATGCGACATAGAGTACCAGATAATGGTAATTAATGCGGCGTGGGTCTCTGACTGATATGTTGGCAATCTCTAGGTCTGTGTCGACGATGCTTGGCTTTGTCAACTCTTGTCGGAACTTCATCATATTTCCTCGATCCCTGTTTTCACCAATTCAAGAGTCTCTTGGAAGGGTTGAATGGATCTCTAGGCTGTGAGACGGGCTTCTTATTTCTTGTTAGATTTAGCGTACCGGGTTGAGGGGGTGGGTTATCCATTCCACATATAACTTAAAATGTCAAGTTTGGACTGTCTTATTATTAACccacaatttattaaaataaaataatgcaagAGATAGATCATAGGTTGTGCAAGTGTCAtgcactctttttgaaaaaatgtgaggtatactattaaaaaattatttttttgtgaatctcatatttattcaattttttcaaaagaagtacaCAATGCTTATGTactctatgactgtaaatatcatttctctctaaaatatatcacattaatgTGAGTAATTAACAGCATTGCTGATCACATATGAGTTTGTCATGATTTTTAGTCTGtaaatgttcttcaaagaattatCTCCAAATTAACATAGGTTTTTTAGGCAAGCTTCTCCGACGTATATAGGCTAGCTACatgctacgtttggatgttaagatgagttgaattaagttatgaatattaatattttgtgggtctcattgagatgatatttaacttttttagattgaaatgattttaattttttagattaaaatatatgaaataggttgggacaaatttaatttttttatgaaaagttagaAATGTAGTGAGTCtccatcaataattaatttgaaatgagttaagtttGATTCAACAATCAAACATAACCTAAATCACACTGCTAGGACTAGCTTGTTGCAACGGACCTAGAATAGAACCATAACCAAAGACTTCGTTTGGTGAGATCCAATGATGCCCTACCCAAGCCCAATGACAGCGTGCACCTTGCTTCACATCCATGACCAATCACTTTCTCACCATATATTTCCCTTGCTAGTTAAAATGCATAGACGAGTGGCTAAATAGCGAATGTGACCCAATGGCCAATCTCCATTTCACCATTTTTCCTTGCTGAAGACATTGTTTGTCACTCTATACGTATGGGAGAATTAATAATTGTAAGGCGAAACACATGATCAAGGGAGTTTTATATATTGAAACTCAAGTATCACAACACAAGTACTCAATTGTTGTTGACAATAAATGAAAGACAAGTTAGGCCAAGAActtaaacatatttataattaattaagagtagtgctacatataCTTATAGTTTTATTACAAGACTTATTTGGTTAgctttcttttgaaattcaaattttatgattttcagtctatcaataactgacatgaaGAGAAATAAGTTTtctgtaagtttttcttaagtatatttagtattttccattattattattattattatttgataaacAATGCTTAACTATTTTATTCCTCAAAAAGATATTACATCATTGCATCATGCCAAATGACTGGGGAAACAAAATCTGAGAAAGAGTCCCACCAAATCACTAGATCATCTACATGCCATGAATGTCGTGCCAAACAATGGGCTACAGTATTGGCCATTCGGCCTCTATGGTGTATTGTAACTTTTGGAAATCTTAAAACCAATCTCCTTATCTCCTGAATCAAGCTCCCCGATATAGACATAGATTCTTGCTCTTTGTTTAGCTCTTGAACTACCAACATGAAATCACATTCAACTTGAAGATCATCAATACCCAAAGGAAGACAAATCTAAAGCCCCCTCAACACAGCCAATAGTTCAATCTCCATAGGATCATTGACCTCATGTTCTGGTTTGCTTGATGTGAAGATCACCTTGCCACCCTCATCTCGAAGAACCATACTTGCACCTGATCTACAATGATCATGGAAGATAGCACCATCTATGTTCAATTTCAATACACCCGAAGGTGGGGGCTTCTAGTTTGTGTCCTCTTTTCTGCTCGTCTACTGCAGACATAAACTCATTGTATCTTGTCAATGCATAGTCCAAGGCTTCTTTTGGATTTAAGCTCTTATTCTCATAAAGAAACTGATTTCTTCTATACCACATGCCCCAAGCACATAGGAATAGCTTCCCAAATTCACCTTGTTGATTCCTTCTGATCAAGTGAGCCATAATCTGCAGAAAATCAATCTAAACTTGAAACTCTTGCAAAAAACTAAGTTGTGCCTGCAGAACTTCTTTGAAACTTGAGCAGTATAGTAGAGCATGATTAATGTGCTCCTCTTCCACCTTACACCATCTGCATTTGGCATCACCCACCACCTTTTTTGCTTGAAATTTTTCAGAGTTGGTAGCCCATTCTTACACACCCTCCAAGAAAGATCTTTATTTTGTTAGAAACTTTCATCTCCCAAATCTTCCTCCACCATCTCCTTTGCTCCTCTCTATATGAAACCTCACCGAGCTGCCTTTCTTCACCCAAGGACATGAATAGTCTGTAAGCACTCATGATACTAAACTGTCCATTAGAGTCTTGGTCCCACACCATGTTGTCAGGTCAGCTATCAGCAGGTAACATTATGTTCAGAACCTCATAAGCTTCTCTTTGAGGTAAGATTATTCGTACCTTCTCCAAATTCCACCATCTTGTGTGTTCATCTATCAGGCTGCAACTATCCAGTTCAATTGGGTTTGAGCAATAGAATCTGAAATTGGGATTAACCTATGCTTTGGCAACCAATAGTCAGACCATATATTAATGGTTTTTCCATCTCTTACCCTCCATCTGCACCCTTGTAACAGCAAACTCTTTGCTTCCCAAATACCTCTCCACACATAAGAAGGAGCTGCTCCTAGCTTGAAATCTTTAAAATTCGAAGAGGGGAAATACTTAGCCTTGAAAAGCCTATGAAGCAGTGAGTCCTCCTCTTTAAGAATCCTCCATCCCTGCTTTGCTAAGAGTGCTAAGTTGAAAGTTTTCAAGTCTTTAAACCCCATACCACCATTTACCTTTGATTCACACATTTTCCTCCAGCTAACCCACCTAATTTTATTCTCCTCTCTCTTTTGTCTCCACCCAAAATTTGATAATCAGGCTTTCCAATTCAATGCATAGAGAGGAAGGAAGTTTAAAGCAACTCATTGTGTATATGGGAATAAACATGGCTACAGCCTTGATAAGTACCTCTTTCCTCCCTTGAGATAGAATCTTCTCCTTCCACTCTTGAAGTTTCTGCTATACCTTATTTTTAAGCTGagaaaaaatttgatatttccCTCTACCCACCATGGAAGGGAGCCCCAGATACTTGTCATAATTTTGGTATTATATCACTCCCCACAACTGCATGATCTTTGCTTGTTGATTAGGAATGACATTTTTGCTGAATACCATGGAAGTCTTTTCCTTATTCACCTTCTACCCAGAGGCCTTTTCATAGATATTTAGTAGATGCATTATATTCAAGTTAGTTTGTAAGGTAGCCTTGCAAAACAATAcactgtcatctgcaaacattaaatgattaaaagTAGGAGCATTCCTGGAGATCTGAATCCCCTCTAATGCCCCATTCATCTCAGCTTGCTTTAGTAGAGAAATAAGGCACTCAGTGCACAAAAAGAATAAGTAAGGGGAGATAGGATCTCCTTGCCTTACACCTATAGTAGGATAAATTGGACCTTGGGCTCCCCATTTACCAATATTGAGAAGGAAACAGATTGCACACAATGCATAACCAAACCAGCTCCAAATCTCATTTTCTGCATCACTATTTCGAGGAAACTCCACTCTATACGATCATAAGCTTTGCTCATATCAAGTTTGATGGACATGAAGCCCTTCTTTCCTTGCCTCTTCCTTCAAATAAAATGGactatgtaacaccccgtattttagtgtatttttactgaaggaattatttttatgtgatcaaaatttattctcttattttaaaattggttggatttttagtgagtttatttctatgattttaatttggtgaaaattatttttatgtgctttcttaatatttatttattgttatgcatttaaattgcttttaatatttaaattaattaccgtgggattttaattatttcaatttgactttaccattacgtttaaattattttatttaacttgtggttttaaaatcttttccgttggatcatttttgtgacccaagttatgaggattggacctcatttctttttccctctttttctttcctctccttttcttttcctcccttttttctttttctccttattttctttcggttttctcctctcccgcgcgatctctctctctcctctcctccgcccgtttccaacgtcccctcccagcgccgccgtccgtcgacggtggtcgacaccgcccggtccctTGCGTTCCCttgccgccggccgtcctaccccaccaatatcacctccgttcgtgccgccgttaacccccacgaagcccacgaaacccacgaagccgcggcacactttccgccgttgcgccgccgtcgcaccgccattggccaccatcttcctaccaattcatccccgacctcttggcaacccattggacccaaccccagctccgatccgtcaccggtgaagccccaccaagtccatttCCGATTtatgcatttttggcctaaaaccaccccttgcgccgccactcacggcaaaccaccaccaccattggcttcaccgacctccctaggccctaccctatcaatcttgggtcttcgtttgtcctcgttgaaaagttggtatttgtgacccacggccacagtgtattttacactgtggtgttgctcaaacgtcgcatttttcaacttcgtgatcctcagaaaattattatattgcactgtaagtatttctccaaagaactttcataatttaaatgtatttttgcactaacccatttcactgtatttttggcatgccggactgagtccgaggagttcgggggtcggatggatttgtgattggagttgtttggttggatttgattggattggtaattgttagtttggatattgtgttggtacatgtgcatttcatcatttcatgcatgatcatgtttgtaaaagaaaactgggttttcgtgtattgcattcatgttcatgtgctttgaaaagctatgattttatgtgataatatttttggtgcgtgtgtatcacgaccccaagccaagatggggcattaactcggtggagctcctctggttactcgggagcggaatatactgagtaacgtcccctggattgtcgccgagcgacaatgggatcggacgagatggtctcgtgccgactctgtggtccttctgctggcggggactagaggatgtctggccacgtacgcgctgggcgcggaactgggcatcgctcattgcgtagtgtgggtgcttggccatgtacgcgctgggcgcggaactgagcaccgctacgaagccaggacgtgcggatggtccataggggaggccatggtgcatatggaaataatgcatggtgcatttggaattaatgcactattttctgggaaaatagtgcgagttgaattttgggtaaatcattttctgggaaaatgttttacggatattttgggccaaaatgggattttggtgtgtgttgaaaaattatcattttcgggaaaaatgatgtttgtggaaaatgcatatttttcatgtgcatgcatgttagttgcatttaatgcattttatattacgttgttgttttgggttatacttacctgcgataccattttgtggtaacgcagattttgatgctgatgaggaggaggagggcgagcctgaggagacgactccgcctgaggagtgatttgggatcactcgtttgtttatttcaaaactattgtaaattattctatggattactgtataactgttatttaaatctttactgatgtttgattataaataaattctggtacttagttgactatccgctgcgttattttatttgtacactgttgcatgtacacacactggcacttcgttgggatgtgtgaccgtgttgtcaccatcctgacgtctcgatccctgtgtatttatataagggggattgggggcgccacagacTAGTTCAAAAGCTATTAGGACATTACCCGAGATTAACGTCCCTGGTACAAAAGCACACTGTGAAGATGAAATCAAGTTGGGTAAAATACCCTTCAGTCTGTTTGCAATCACCTTTGACACCAACTTGTACATGACATTACAATGGCTAATAAGCCTAAAGTCAAACACTAGTTCGGCCTTATTCTTTTTGGGAATAAATGTGACAAAAGTATGGTTCAACATGGAAGAGAAATTACCAGAATTGAGGGCATGTAAAACAACATGAGTAACATCTCTACCCATAATAtgccaaaattttttataaaataaaagggtCATACCATCAGGGCCAATGGTCTTTGTAGGGTTCATTTCCTTAAGAGCAACTTCCACTTCTGCTGCAACAAATGGCATGTCAAGCTTCTGTCTCATATCATCAGTAGATTCTCCAAGAAATCACCACTACCCCTCTTAGTAGATGTTATAAAAAGgtcttgaaaaataattaagaatcaCTGCATCTCTTGCTTCATCCACTCGCCAAGTCCCATTAGAGTCCCTAACAcccttaattataattttttcttttctctctgaAGCCTTGTGATGGAAAAATCTGGTGTTTTATCCCCTTCAGTTAACCACACCACTCTCGACCTTTGTCTCCACATAATTTCACCCATTTCCAACCACTTATGCACCTCTAATCTAGCATCCTTGATAGCCTCACGATTAAGACCCCTAGGATTTGCAGCTTGTACCATTTGGAGTTTCTTCTTTgccttttttagatttttctgcATATGCCCAAAATTGTTTTTGTTCCACCTCTCTAGCTTTTCACCACACATACTAATATGTTTCATCACCACCTCCATTATTCTTTCTCCAGCACTGTCCACCCAAGCAATCTTAATAACCTCTTGACAACTATTATCCTCCATTCACATTACCTCAAAAAGACATggtctcctccctctcctctgGACCCTATCAGATTGCAACTATATTTTCCATTAATTAATGACTCATTTGTAGTATGACTCATTCCATTTTTGGATGTTAGTCCCCTTACTTACAAAGTATTGATAGTCAATGTGAATgacaattaattaatgagttatATAAGGTATTAGGATTTCCTACAAATTtgtaattcataaattttttataattcaaagaGATAGACGCAATATGCAGACTTGACTGCATTAAATGCTAAGGTTTACATTGTTTACTGATAGCATTTATTACAACAGGATCTGTCCACCGCTCTCCAAATTGTAAAAAgtgtttagataaaaaaaaaaaaatatataggtataataataataataataataggtaCTTAATTTGGTATGGCATTCTTCGATCCTTCACCTGCAATTGTGGCAGAATTCCATGTTGGGATCTTTACCCAAGTGCTTCCAACATCCAAGTTTTGATTGCCCAGTCTTTCCCTAGAATATGCAGAAAGATCAGAAAATATACAACAATGGTTTTCTTCCCATTGCTTATGACTATTGTTAGAGATTTCCAACGGAATAAATTATAGTGTATGCTCTATCTTTCATTGGTTCGAtcgaatatatattttaaacttaattaataaaacaactattattgacttttacaatatttcaaatgaCAAGACAATTTAATCGAATTATTCAGATAAATTTTCTCAAGCTAACTTTGGAGGAAacctttgtttgttttttaatccaactaaaatatataatgacACGCCATTTAAGTTGACCAGGCAAACACGACTCATTGCAATAATGGGTCTGAATTGTTCTTTAATTTGTCCATTTCAGAGAATTAGTCGATGTTTGTATGTTAAATGGAGTAGGAAAGAATCATTCAAACACcactacaaaaatatatatatatatatttgagacagattatttgtgacgaaaataattatttgagataaaaataaactcattttaacagaaaataatcatttttacaaaaaataaatggcaacaaataaacagttttcctTTAGTAACATAcgacgtgttttttttttttaataagtaatatttattttcctccttatttttttttcccacccaTTTAAGCACCATGCCACCATATCATACTTCAATTTGCAATTTTTGAGGGACATTCGAGCACTTTGAATGCGTAAGCAAGTTGATTTAGTAACAATTATTAATTCAAGAGCTGGTATCCGTTTAATCACAAGGAGACTTCGGACAAAATACGACGGAAACTTCTGGCagttaagatttaaatttaatttctttattttgatattacgtgaaatcatcaattattttaaaagttaaataaatggAAAGTGGCCGTAGATTTAATTACTTGTCTATACATGTCACGCCGTTTACATGAAAAACAactttattcttcatctttaattttattatttttagtaacATCAATCACTATAATTaacatgatatattttaaataatataaattaatcacaataattgaaattaaaataatatatttttttttta includes:
- the LOC121236828 gene encoding LOW QUALITY PROTEIN: putative E3 ubiquitin-protein ligase UBR7 (The sequence of the model RefSeq protein was modified relative to this genomic sequence to represent the inferred CDS: inserted 3 bases in 2 codons; substituted 1 base at 1 genomic stop codon) → MADAFEDEPEQTVSIRDYLKGVEEQELEADLVLGXDEGNECTYTNGYIKRQAVFSCLTCTPEGNAGVCTACSLSCHDCHETVELWTKRNFRXGNSKFGDFFCKLFPNKDIENAENMYNHNFRGSYCTCGRPDPDVEEPVEMIQCCFCEDWFREEHFGLETSNEVPGDEESEPLYEDFICRTCSTSFLFLGLYPQSIWAAGRQCDVTLDADKHKNVIEDTSAACGSGKVGNDVDAHNNPKIDHSNANSESASNVNGLSLGEDSQKKVVSNQCVKDASTHPACVLGVNLEAASPDLDGRPLFLSKNWRDVLCRCEKCLVVYKQKCIAFLLDKEDSIVEYEKMATQKRKEKLLQQEGAELSLFDKLGHIQKMEILSGIADMKDEIRGFLESFDSSKSITAADVHQVFENLAXKRRRIE